Part of the Methanomassiliicoccus luminyensis B10 genome is shown below.
AAGTGGTCCTGGCCGTCGACGCCGATCCTAACTCCAATCTCGGCGAGAAGCTGGGCGTGAAGGCGGAGAGGACCATCGGCGATCTGCGCGAGGACCTGCTGAAGAGGGCCGAGGAGATCTCCGCCGGCGGATCGAAGCAGGACGCCGTGCTGTACCAGCTCCGCCTGGCCATGGTGGAGGGGAAGGACTTCGACCTGGTGACCATGGGGAGGCAGGAAGGAAGGGGCTGCTACTGCTACATCAACAACCTGCTGCGGACCTTCCTCGACGACGTCATGGATCGATATCCGTACGTCATCATCGACAACGAGGCGGGGATGGAGCACCTGTCCAGGCGCACCTGCCAGAAGATGGACGTTCTCATCGTGGTCTCCGACGCCACTGCCGTGGGGCTGAGAACGGCGGAGCGCATCCTCGATCTCGCCAGGGCCATGGAGATCGACGTGAGGTCGTCA
Proteins encoded:
- a CDS encoding ATP-binding protein, with the translated sequence MAFVAAVAGKGGVGKSTISAILVRALAERSGKVVLAVDADPNSNLGEKLGVKAERTIGDLREDLLKRAEEISAGGSKQDAVLYQLRLAMVEGKDFDLVTMGRQEGRGCYCYINNLLRTFLDDVMDRYPYVIIDNEAGMEHLSRRTCQKMDVLIVVSDATAVGLRTAERILDLARAMEIDVRSSVLLINRSSGELPEPSKELVPSGFDRTVVLPFDRAIEELAISGAPLASLPQDSALFIAVREFADGLR